One window of Diabrotica undecimpunctata isolate CICGRU chromosome 8, icDiaUnde3, whole genome shotgun sequence genomic DNA carries:
- the LOC140449185 gene encoding facilitated trehalose transporter Tret1-like: MEQPEKEIRKNRLIPTFEHLGKIVLSKKDGGYLYFCAVTASLLVFSGCSCIVWSSPVIPKLKSEDADENPLGEPVTTLQISLITGLPSFVALLGNFVFAKMPNAFGRKTTMLSISFGMLASLLLVAFGTHVYMYSAGLSFLFICVAGVYVALPLYLSEISEDHNRGRILSLIGVLMPLGNLYGYLLGPITSVRTFTLLLALPLLVHLFLVFMYLPESPVYLVSKKQIPAALCSLIKLRKNKNSVEIEDEYFKIDQTLKARENFKERGIMELFTNRSVRKALLISLCVNLTQQLSGVISILKFLAPVFNEVSTSFSGNKVAILVGLVKFVSFFISSCLVEKLGRRPLLLTSAFGSCVSLFCIGLFFFLKQHTSVTIDDITWLPISSVLVFNFMYALGIGTLSITIMNEMLPTDVKAVGSALVFTICYLLGSSQVFLFPLISEHFGIFYCVWSFSVCCLLGFVVMFIFLPETKGKSFLEIQAILET; encoded by the exons ATGGAACAACCAGAGAAGGAAATCCGGAAAAATCGACTGATTCCCACATTCGAACACCTCGGAAAGATAGTGCTCTCCAAAAAAGACGGTGGATACCTATATTTTTGTGCTGTTACAG CTAGTCTTTTGGTCTTCAGTGGCTGTTCCTGTATAGTATGGTCTTCTCCGGTGATACCGAAGCTGAAGTCCGAAGATGCAGACGAAAACCCACTCGGCGAACCCGTCACCACTTTGCAAATATCACTGATAACAGGTTTGCCATCGTTTGTAGCACTGCTGGGTAATTTTGTGTTCGCCAAGATGCCCAATGCGTTTGGTCGGAAAACAACCATGTTATCGATATCCTTCGGAATGTTGGCGTCGCTACTGTTAGTCGCTTTCGGCACTCACGTCTATATGTACTCAGCAGGCTTGTCTTTTCTTTTTATATGTGTTGCTGGTGTATACGTAGCGCTTCCTTTATATTTGAGTGAAATATCCGAAGACCACAACAGAGGAAGAATATTAAGTCTCATTGGAGTTTTGATGCCTTTGGGAAATCTCTACGGCTACCTCTTAGGACCGATTACTTCCGTAAGAACGTTTACTTTACTTTTAGCGTTACCACTTCTGGTTCATTTGTTCCTTGTGTTTATGTATTTACCAGAATCTCCGGTGTATTTAGTTTCAAAGAAACAGATACCAGCCGCTTTGTGTTCATTAATAAAATTAAGAAAGAACAAAAACTCTGTAGAAATCGAAGATGAGTATTTTAAGATAGACCAGACGCTTAAAGCTAGAGAAAACTTCAAAGAAAGAGGAATAATGGAGTTGTTTACAAATAGGAGTGTCAGAAAAGCCTTGTTGATATCTTTATGTGTGAATCTTACACAGCAGTTATCAGGAGTTATAAGTATTTTGAAGTTTTTAGCTCCGGTTTTTAATGAAGTCAGTACTTCGTTTTCAGGCAATAAAGTAGCTATTTTAGTAGGTCTTGTTAAGTTTGTCAGCTTCTTTATAAGTTCTTGTTTAGTGGAGAAGTTAGGACGGAGACCTCTGTTGCTAACTTCTGCATTTGGTAGTTGCGTTTCCTTGTTTTGCAtaggtttatttttctttttaaaacagcATACTTCAGTTACGATAGACGACATTACTTGGCTACCTATTTCGTCAGTCCTGGTGTTCAATTTCATGTACGCTTTAGGAATAGGAACCTTATCAATAACCATAATGAACGAGATGTTACCTACAGATGTTAAAGCAGTAGGTTCGGCTCTAGTTTTTACTATTTGTTACCTATTAGGCTCCTCCCAGGTGTTTCTCTTTCCGTTGATTAGTGAACATTTCGGAATATTTTACTGCGTTTGGTCGTTCAGTGTATGTTGCTTATTAGGGTTTGTTGTTATGTTCATTTTTTTGCCAGAGACGAAAGGAAAGAGTTTTCTAGAAATACAAGCCATTTTAGAAACATAA